The following DNA comes from Halorhabdus tiamatea SARL4B.
GACGAACTCGACATCTCGCGGGACCTCCTGCCGGATGTCTACGAGTCCCCGGAGGTCACCGGTTCGATCACGGATGCCGTCGCCGAACGGACGGGACTGCCGGCCGAGACGCCGGTCGTCGCCGGTGCCGGTGACAACGCCGCGGGCGCTGTCGGGTCGGGGGTCGTCGAGGACGGCGACGTCTGGGGCTCGATCGGCACGTCCGGCGTCATCTTCGTCGCGACCGACGACGAACGAACGGACCCCGAGGGGCGGGTCCACACGTTCTGTCACGCTGTCCCGGGCAAGTGGCACGCGATGGGCGTGATGCTCTCGGCCGGTGGCGCGTTCAGCTGGTTCTCCGACACGCTCGGCGGGCCAGAGGCGGTCGTCGCCGACCAACTGGGCAACGATTCCTTCGAGGTGCTGACCGACGAGGCCGCGACCGTCGAGCCGGGGTCGGAGGGACTCATCTTCCTGCCGTACCTCAACGGCGAGCGGACGCCCCACCGCGACGCCGACGCCCGGGGGGTCTTCTTCGGGCTCTCGACCCGCCACGACAAATCCCACGTCGTCCGGTCGGTGCTCGAGGGCGTCACCTACGGCCTGCGTGACTCCTTCCGGATCGTGCGTGACGACCTCGGCGTCGACACCGGCCAGCTCAAGGCGGCCGGCGGTGGCGCCAAGAGCCCGCTGTGGAAGCAGATCCAGGCGGACATCTTCGACGCGGAGATCCTGACGCCGAACGTCGACGAGGGGCCGGCCTACGGCTCGGCACTCCTTGCCGGCGTCGGGGCTGACGTCTACGACAGCGTCGAAGACGCGACCGAGCGGGCGGTCGACATCGTCGACAGCGTCGAACCGATCGAACAGCACACCCGCGTCTACGACGAGTACTACGACATTTACGAGTCGCTGTACCCTGCGCTGGAAGACTCCTTCGCCAAGAACAGCGCCGCGATCGAATCCGCCCAGGACATCCTCGACGAGTGATCGCCCCGTAACCGTTGTTTTCTGGCACTGTCGAACCCGTCTTTTGGGCCGGACGGAGTCAGTCGAGGAACGCACGGAGGCCGTCAGCCGAGCGAGCATTGAGTACGTCACCGTCTTCCGCCCAGCCGCGCCGCGCGGTGTGGACGCCAAAGC
Coding sequences within:
- the xylB gene encoding xylulokinase, encoding MSLLMGLDLGTSGVKTLVANADGEVLATNTEAYPLYQPEVGWSEQDPAEWWEATLDGIEAVLEDPAVDPAEVEALGLTGQMHGSVFLDDEGDVLRPAILWNDTRTSAQCDEIEERVGEDRIIELASNPPFEGFTAPKILWVQQHEPEVYDQTEWILLPKDYIRYKLTEAFATDVSDASGTLLLDVGERDWSPEILDELDISRDLLPDVYESPEVTGSITDAVAERTGLPAETPVVAGAGDNAAGAVGSGVVEDGDVWGSIGTSGVIFVATDDERTDPEGRVHTFCHAVPGKWHAMGVMLSAGGAFSWFSDTLGGPEAVVADQLGNDSFEVLTDEAATVEPGSEGLIFLPYLNGERTPHRDADARGVFFGLSTRHDKSHVVRSVLEGVTYGLRDSFRIVRDDLGVDTGQLKAAGGGAKSPLWKQIQADIFDAEILTPNVDEGPAYGSALLAGVGADVYDSVEDATERAVDIVDSVEPIEQHTRVYDEYYDIYESLYPALEDSFAKNSAAIESAQDILDE